In a genomic window of Brassica rapa cultivar Chiifu-401-42 chromosome A10, CAAS_Brap_v3.01, whole genome shotgun sequence:
- the LOC103846553 gene encoding phospholipid:diacylglycerol acyltransferase 1: MPLIQRKKPPSPPPEDLPDDDDDSQKKSHHHKKSNGGADKAKWSCVDSCCWFIGCVCVTWWFLLFLYNAMPASFPQYVTEAITGPLPDPPGVKLKKEGLKAMHPVVFIPGIVTGGLELWEGKQCADGLFRKRLWGGTFGEVYKRPLCWVEHMSLDNETGLDPAGIRTRAVSGLVAADYFAPGYFVWAVLIANLAHIGYEEKNMYMAAYDWRLSFQNTEVRDQTLSRMKSNIELMVSTNGGKKAVIVPHSMGVLYFLHFMKWVEAPAPMGGGGGPDWCAKHIKAVMNIGGPFLGVPKAVAGLFSAEAKDVAVARAIAPGFLDTDIFRLQTLQHVMRMTRTWDSTMSMIPKGGDTIWGGLDWSPEQGYTCSGKKQKSNETRGEESESLVTKTKPVNYGRIISFGKDVAEAHPSEIKNIDFRGAVKGQSIPNNTCRDVWTEYHDMGIGGIKAIAEYKVYTADAVIDLLHYVAPKMMARGSAHFSYGIADDLDDPKYDHPRHWSNPLETKLPNAPEMEIYSLYGVGIPTERSYIYKLNQSPDSCIPFQIYTSAHEEDEDSCLKAGVYNVDGDETVPVLSAGFMCAKAWRGKTRFNPSGIKTYVREYNHSPPANLLEGRGTQSGAHVDIMGNFALIEDIMRVATGGNGSDLGDDQVHSGIFEWSERIDLKL; this comes from the exons atgcccctCATTCAACGGAAAAAGCCTCCGTCTCCTCCACCCGAGGACCTGCCCGACGATGACGACGATTCCCAGAAGAAATCTCATCATCACAAGAAATCCAACGGAGGAGCCGACAAGGCGAAGTGGTCGTGCGTGGATTCCTGTTGCTGGTTCATCGGGTGCGTGTGCGTCACGTGGTGGTTCCTCTTGTTCCTCTACAACGCCATGCCCGCGAGCTTTCCTCAGTACGTAACGGAGGCGATCACGGGCCCCTTGCCTGACCCTCCTGGCGTGAAGCTGAAGAAAGAAGGTCTCAAGGCGATGCATCCCGTTGTCTTTATCCCCGGGATTGTCACCGGAGGGCTTGAGCTTTGGGAAGGCAAACAGTGCGCTGATGGTTTGTTTAGAAAACGTTTGTGGGGTGGAACTTTCGGTGAAGTCTATAAAAG GCCTCTATGTTGGGTGGAACACATGTCACTTGACAACGAAACTGGGCTGGATCCTGCTGGTATTAGAACTAGAGCTGTATCAGGACTCGTGGCTGCTGATTACTTTGCTCCTGGCTACTTTGTCTGGGCAGTACTCATTGCTAACCTTGCACATATTGGATATGAAGAGAAGAACATGTACATGGCTGCATATGACTGGAGGCTCTCGTTTCAAAACACAGAG GTGCGTGACCAGACGCTTAGCCGTATGAAAAGCAATATAGAGTTGATGGTTTCCACCAACGGTGGAAAAAAGGCAGTCATAGTTCCTCATTCCATGGGGGTCTTGTACTTTCTACATTTTATGAAATGGGTCGAGGCACCAGCTCCTATGGGTGGCGGCGGTGGGCCTGATTGGTGTGCCAAGCATATAAAAGCTGTGATGAACATTGGTGGACCGTTTCTTGGTGTTCCAAAAGCTGTTGCAGGACTCTTCTCTGCTGAAGCAAAGGATGTTGCCGTTGCCAG AGCGATTGCGCCAGGGTTTTTAGACACTGATATATTCAGACTCCAGACGTTGCAGCATGTAATGAGAATGACACGAACATGGGACTCAACAATGTCTATGATACCTAAAGGAGGTGACACGATATGGGGTGGTCTTGATTGGTCTCCGGAGCAAGGCTACACTTGTTCTGGTAAAAAGCAAAAGAGCAACGAGACTCGCGGTGAAGAAAGTGAGAGTTTAGTTACCAAGACGAAGCCTGTCAACTACGGAAGAATCATATCGTTTGGGAAAGACGTGGCAGAGGCTCATCCATCTGAGATTAAAAACATTGATTTTCGA GGTGCTGTGAAAGGTCAGAGTATCCCAAACAACACGTGCCGTGACGTGTGGACAGAGTATCATGATATGGGAATTGGAGGGATCAAAGCTATTGCTGAGTATAAGGTCTACACTGCTGATGCAGTCATTGATTTGCTACATTATGTTGCTCCTAAGATGATGGCGCGTGGTTCTGCTCATTTCTCTTATGGGATTGCGGATGATTTAGATGACCCTAAGTATGATCATCCCAGACACTGGTCTAATCCGTTGGAAACAAA ATTACCCAATGCCCCTGAAATGGAGATCTACTCATTGTACGGAGTTGGGATACCAACAGAACGATCGTACATCTACAAGCTCAACCAGTCTCCTGACAGCTGCATCCCCTTTCAGATCTACACTTCTGCTCACGAGGAGGACGAAGACAGCTGTCTGAAAGCTGGAGTTTACAACGTGGATGGGGATGAAACGGTACCGGTCCTCAGTGCAGGGTTCATGTGTGCTAAAGCTTGGCGTGGGAAGACAAGATTCAACCCTTCCGGAATCAAGACTTATGTTAGAGAGTACAACCACTCTCCACCTGCCAACCTGCTTGAAGGGCGAGGGACCCAGAGTGGGGCCCATGTTGATATCATGGGAAACTTTGCGTTGATAGAGGATATCATGAGGGTTGCCACAGGAGGTAACGGGTCGGATCTAGGAGACGACCAGGTCCACTCTGGTATATTTGAATGGTCAGAGCGTATTGATCTGAAGCTGTGA
- the LOC103846554 gene encoding uncharacterized protein LOC103846554, translated as MDSSSTLAITREELNAFHLYDRALFSRLVITLRRNIRQSYQVMSFLLYLETIAPFLSTLIPNFASLPDAVVNMVADEVVTCLRCLSFDDFPAFVTHLRRSILSLEIPYLTGVTRGYLTLIFVHNNRENILFEMKKHLTRVCVRAFEDICVRAEMYNREIEERGNAMWEMSQLGFRSAVQNGGSSTSRFSRGRANRTIFLTFSRGYPISKAEVYAYFTRRFGGIVEAIRMGGAEVNEQTLYATMELSSASRVPDILIEGVYMTKYIINGKHAWARKFIPSRKSSSKHRSRHSYGNFF; from the exons aTGGATTCTTCATCCACATTAGCCATCACGAGAGAAGAGCTCAATGCTTTTCACTTGTATGACAGAGCACTTTTCTCTCGTCTTGTCATAACTCTAAGACGTAACATTCGCCAGTCTTATCAAGTTATGAGCTTTCTCCTCTATCTCGAGACGATTGCTCCGTTCCTGAGCACCTTGATACCGAATTTTGCCTCTTTACCGGACGCTGTCGTCAACATGGTAGCTGACGAAGTCGTGACGTGCTTGAGGTGCTTGTCCTTCGATGATTTTCCAGCATTCGTGACCCACTTGAGGAGAAGCATCCTCTCCCTAGAGATACCTTATCTCACGGGTGTCACAAGAGGGTACTTAACTCTCATATTCGTCCACAACAACCGTGAAAACATTCTCTTTGAGATGAAGAAGCATCTGACGCGTGTATGCGTCCGAGCTTTTGAGGATATATGCGTGCGTGCTGAGATGTACAACAGGGAGATTGAAGAGAGGGGAAATGCGATGTGGGAGATGAGCCAGCTGGGATTTAGAAGTGCTGTTCAAAATGGTGGATCAAGTACTAGCCGGTTCTCAAGGGGTCGTGCAAATAGGACTATCTTCCTCACATTTTCTAGAGGATACCCAATTTCCAAAGCAGAAGTGTATGCCTACTTCACCAG GAGATTTGGGGGAATTGTAGAAGCCATACGCATGGGTGGAGCGGAAGTGAATGAACAAACGCTGTATGCAACGATGGAGTTAAGTTCTGCCTCCAGAGTTCCAGATATTCTAATCGAAGGTGTCTACATGACCAAATACATCATCAATGGAAAACATGCTTGGGCTCGAAAATTCATTCCCAGTCGCAAATCCTCCTCCAAACATCGTTCTCGCCATTCATATGGAAACTTTTTCTAG